A region from the Thermodesulfobacteriota bacterium genome encodes:
- a CDS encoding PilZ domain-containing protein has protein sequence MTGERRRQPRFPIRLPVRVDGEEPAAGSREGTSRDLSPAGLFLATDHALAPGSPVQVEIRLPAEQVGRYTSGTGVRLRVSGTVVRQEAGGIAIRFEGDCQLLPQEP, from the coding sequence ATGACCGGGGAGCGACGGCGGCAGCCCCGGTTTCCCATCCGCCTGCCGGTGCGGGTGGATGGGGAGGAGCCTGCCGCCGGCAGCCGGGAGGGGACCAGCCGGGATCTCAGCCCGGCCGGCCTGTTCCTGGCCACCGACCACGCCCTGGCGCCCGGGAGCCCGGTACAGGTCGAGATCAGGCTGCCGGCCGAGCAGGTGGGCCGCTACACCAGCGGCACCGGCGTCCGGCTGCGCGTCTCGGGCACCGTTGTCCGCCAGGAGGCGGGCGGCATCGCCATCCGCTTCGAGGGCGACTGCCAGCTCCTGCCCCAGGAGCCGTAG
- a CDS encoding RNA methyltransferase encodes MATPDQEPTPAPPPAPSPLDNLGLILVRPKSPENVGAAIRVAMNMGIAGVALVGGAGLDEARMRAMATSRGEALLATLARHPSLAEAVAPYHLVAGTTARIGRHRQVHRTPHQLAAEVAPLLAGNRVAILFGPEDRGLSNEDLAFCQVLVSIPTADFSSLNLAQAVAIIAYELRLASLSSAERLRPQPRRANQHELAGMYRHLEEALRTVGFLKHLDAEHWMGNVRRFLGRVGLSAKEVRLVRGVCRQLLWWDGQRQQGAPPPAPQD; translated from the coding sequence ATGGCCACGCCCGACCAGGAGCCGACCCCGGCCCCGCCGCCCGCCCCCTCACCCCTGGACAACCTGGGCCTCATCCTGGTGCGGCCCAAGAGTCCCGAGAACGTGGGGGCCGCCATCCGGGTGGCCATGAACATGGGCATCGCGGGCGTGGCCCTGGTGGGGGGGGCGGGTCTGGATGAGGCCCGGATGCGGGCCATGGCCACCTCCCGGGGCGAGGCGCTGCTGGCCACCCTGGCCCGCCACCCTTCCCTGGCCGAGGCGGTGGCGCCCTACCACCTGGTGGCCGGCACCACGGCCCGCATCGGCCGCCACCGCCAGGTGCACCGCACGCCCCATCAGCTGGCCGCCGAGGTGGCACCGCTTCTGGCCGGCAACCGGGTGGCCATCCTCTTCGGCCCCGAGGACCGGGGCCTGTCCAACGAGGATCTGGCCTTCTGCCAGGTCCTGGTCTCCATCCCCACCGCCGACTTCTCCTCCCTCAACCTGGCCCAGGCGGTGGCGATCATCGCCTACGAGCTGCGCCTGGCCAGCCTCTCCTCCGCCGAGCGCCTGCGGCCCCAGCCCCGCCGGGCCAACCAGCACGAGCTGGCGGGCATGTACCGGCACCTGGAAGAGGCCTTGCGCACCGTCGGCTTCCTCAAGCATCTGGACGCGGAGCACTGGATGGGCAACGTCCGCCGCTTCCTGGGCCGGGTCGGCCTCTCGGCCAAGGAGGTCCGCCTGGTCCGCGGCGTCTGCCGCCAGCTCCTGTGGTGGGACGGCCAGCGGCAGCAGGGCGCCCCGCCGCCTGCGCCCCAGGATTGA
- a CDS encoding AAA family ATPase gives MLFSLRLQQFKNFQDATLALGPLTVIVGTNASGKSNLRDAFRFLHGMARGYTLAEILGAKYVEGGVLQWAGIRGGTREVAYQGQTRFTLTTEGKEDEPTDRKPGFRPILFPYTHTIGVDVGDPGSEPHVVRESLGHWSPIFDSHPQDDRPAQEGPPYLFVRLPRDERNRRLGKRLRFLDNRPVLSQFAGHREAGKLYRASAEECLTTLRSMRFLDLSPEAMKVPSVPGQLVLGDRGENLSSVLQAICKDTSTKSALAAWVRELTPLDVVDFDFVPDQTGRVLLTLIEAGGQRISAHSASDGTLRFLAMIAALMGPDAAKFYFLEELDNGIHPTRLHLLLQLIEQQTRERQVQIVTTSHSPQLLAMLSDTAREHASLVYRLAHAPAACIRRVMEIPEIRRVLAEQNLARLHESGWLEDALAFTEPEEAVG, from the coding sequence ATGCTCTTCTCCCTGCGGCTCCAGCAGTTCAAGAATTTCCAGGATGCCACCCTCGCCCTGGGGCCGCTGACCGTGATCGTCGGCACCAATGCCTCGGGCAAGAGCAACCTCCGGGATGCCTTCCGCTTCCTGCACGGCATGGCCCGGGGCTATACCCTGGCCGAGATCCTCGGCGCCAAGTACGTGGAGGGTGGGGTGCTGCAATGGGCAGGCATCCGGGGCGGCACCCGGGAGGTGGCCTACCAGGGGCAAACGCGCTTTACGCTGACCACCGAAGGCAAGGAGGACGAGCCGACGGACCGCAAGCCTGGTTTTCGGCCTATCCTGTTCCCCTATACGCACACCATCGGGGTGGACGTGGGCGATCCGGGGTCCGAGCCGCACGTTGTACGGGAATCGCTGGGGCATTGGAGCCCCATCTTCGACTCCCACCCCCAGGATGACCGGCCGGCCCAGGAGGGACCGCCGTACCTGTTCGTGCGCCTCCCTCGGGATGAACGGAACCGCAGGCTCGGCAAGCGCCTCCGCTTCCTGGACAACCGGCCAGTGCTGTCCCAGTTTGCCGGGCATCGCGAGGCCGGAAAGCTTTACAGGGCCTCTGCTGAGGAATGCCTGACCACCCTGCGCTCCATGCGCTTTCTGGATCTCTCCCCGGAGGCCATGAAGGTGCCGTCCGTTCCTGGGCAGCTGGTCCTGGGCGACCGGGGTGAGAACCTCTCCTCGGTGCTCCAGGCCATCTGCAAAGACACGAGCACCAAGAGCGCTCTCGCGGCGTGGGTCCGGGAGCTGACCCCTCTCGATGTGGTCGATTTCGACTTTGTGCCGGACCAGACCGGACGGGTGCTCCTGACCCTGATCGAGGCCGGCGGCCAGCGGATCTCCGCCCACAGCGCCTCGGATGGCACCCTGCGCTTCCTGGCCATGATCGCCGCCCTCATGGGCCCCGATGCGGCCAAATTCTATTTCCTGGAGGAGCTGGACAACGGCATCCATCCCACCCGGTTGCACCTGCTCTTGCAGCTCATCGAACAGCAGACCCGGGAGCGGCAGGTGCAGATTGTCACCACCAGCCATTCGCCCCAGCTCCTGGCCATGTTGAGCGACACCGCCCGGGAGCATGCCTCCCTGGTCTACCGCCTTGCGCATGCGCCGGCAGCGTGCATCCGCCGGGTCATGGAGATCCCCGAGATCCGGCGGGTGCTCGCCGAGCAGAACCTGGCCCGGCTCCATGAATCCGGGTGGCTCGAGGATGCCCTGGCCTTCACCGAGCCTGAGGAGGCGGTAGGGTGA